GGTCTTGGGGTTCTCGTCGTGGAATTTCTCGGTGGCGTAAAGCACGTTGAACGTGGCCTGGCCGCCGAGGATGTCGTAGCTGCTGATCAGCTTGTGCACCTTGGGGTTCTCCAGCGCCTGGTACTGGAACGGCGGGCTGGAGAAATGCGCGGTGATTTCCGAGCCGCCCTTGATCAGCGCCGCACTGGCGTCCGGATGCGGCAGGCTGACGGAGATATTGTCGAAGCGCTGGAAGTCATCCTTGCCATAGCGCTTGGCGGCCTCGAGCTGCAGGGTGCGCGACTGGAAACCGACACCGGCTGCCGGCACGGCAAGACGATCCTTCTCGGACAGATCGTCCAGCGACTTGACGTCTTCACGGTTGCTCAACACATAGCCCGGTAATGAGCCCAGCGCCGCCACCGCTTTTACGTTCTGCCGCCCATGGCTGCGATCCCATACTGTGAGCATCGGCGGCACACCCGCCGAGACCACGTCGATGGCGCCGGCCAGCAGCGCCTCGTTCATCGCGGTGGCGCCGGAAATGGTGCGCCATTCGACTTCGATCTTGTCCAGGCCCTGGGCCTTGGCATGCTTCTCGATCAGTTGCTGGTCTTTGACCACGTGCAACACCAGGTAACCGATGCCGAACTGCTGAGCGATGCTGATCGTGCCTTCGGCCTGCGCAGCCAGCGGAGTTGCCAATGCACCGAGCAGGCCCAAGGCGGCGGCCAGACGGCCGAATTTGACGGTGTTGGTCATGGTGTAGTTCTCGTTATGTGATCAGTGAGTTGGTCTTGTAGGGTGGGCCGGGCGGCGATCCGCTTCAGCCCACCAACTGGGTACGCCGCTGGTGGGCTCAACGCTGCATCCCCCAGCGCTTGACCGTCACCCGCTCGACCGTGGCGAACACCAGGTTCTCCACCAGCAGGCCGATCAGAATCACCGCCGCCAGGCCGGCGAAGACCTTGTCGGTGTACAGCTCGTTGCGGTTCTGGAAGATGTACCAACCCAGACCGCCCTTGCCGCTGGAGGCGCCGAACACCAGCTCGGCGGCGATCAAGGTGCGCCAGGCGAAGGCCCAGCCGATCTTCAGGCCCGAGAGGATCGACGGCAGCGCCGCCGGAATCAGGATGAACAGTACGAAGCGCAGGCCTCTCAGGCCATAGTTGCGCCCGGCCATGCGCTGGGTCTCAGAGACGCCGAGAAAACCGGCGTAGGTATTCAGCGCCAGCGCCCAGAGCACCGAATGCACCAGCACGAAAATCAGGCTGTTCTCGCCCAGGCCGAACCACAGCAGCGACAGCGGCAGCAGCGCGATGGCCGGCAGCGGGTTGAACATTGAGGTCAGCGTCGACAGCAGGTCGCGCCCCAGTTGGGTGGACACCGCCAGGGTGGTGAGCAGGAAGGCCAGGCCGATACCGAGCAGGTAACCCTTGACCAGCACCGACAGCGAGATCGCTACCTTCTCCAGCAACTCGCCACTGCCGATGCCTTCGAAGAAGGCCTTGGCCGTCTGCACGAA
The genomic region above belongs to Pseudomonas sediminis and contains:
- a CDS encoding ABC transporter permease, with the protein product MSLSPVRRDDYEIALQPLPDLKLERELPLLQRLWQQGWLRKTLILLVLALIWEPAARYQGNDLLLPSFVQTAKAFFEGIGSGELLEKVAISLSVLVKGYLLGIGLAFLLTTLAVSTQLGRDLLSTLTSMFNPLPAIALLPLSLLWFGLGENSLIFVLVHSVLWALALNTYAGFLGVSETQRMAGRNYGLRGLRFVLFILIPAALPSILSGLKIGWAFAWRTLIAAELVFGASSGKGGLGWYIFQNRNELYTDKVFAGLAAVILIGLLVENLVFATVERVTVKRWGMQR
- a CDS encoding ABC transporter substrate-binding protein, whose product is MTNTVKFGRLAAALGLLGALATPLAAQAEGTISIAQQFGIGYLVLHVVKDQQLIEKHAKAQGLDKIEVEWRTISGATAMNEALLAGAIDVVSAGVPPMLTVWDRSHGRQNVKAVAALGSLPGYVLSNREDVKSLDDLSEKDRLAVPAAGVGFQSRTLQLEAAKRYGKDDFQRFDNISVSLPHPDASAALIKGGSEITAHFSSPPFQYQALENPKVHKLISSYDILGGQATFNVLYATEKFHDENPKTYKAFYDALVEAEQIIKADKAAAAETYIRVENSKLPLDFVKKIIEDLENDFTISPQRTFIYAEKLHELGVLKNKAASWKDYFFEEAYAHPGS